A DNA window from Paenibacillus andongensis contains the following coding sequences:
- a CDS encoding ATP-grasp domain-containing protein, with protein MKKVWFNRWFSVAFHYMNSIRNNEDGVQFKMYATHPDRTHMALQAADFADTEPVLGDDDYVDFALDFCKKHGIDVFIPRLHMYAIAKHIDLFEKVGTKVTVCRDLELLENLLEKQKFYEAIREKNIIEIPDYHVVNTADEFMTAYEALVSAGHQVCMKPTNAEGGMGFRIISNGRDTLSDLFGTVTPYLSTEQVYKTLSSVDRFEDLMVMELLNGFEYSIDCLATASGELLAAVPRRKADGRLRLLEEVPELIEIAHQVAATYKIPFNYNIQVKYNQGVPKLLEINPRMSGGLHVTCLSGINFPYLAVKSILGGHVDNQKPNYGILASHIEKYVIMDLGE; from the coding sequence TTCATTACATGAATAGCATTCGTAATAATGAAGATGGCGTCCAATTCAAAATGTACGCTACTCATCCGGACCGTACTCACATGGCTCTACAGGCGGCTGATTTCGCAGATACCGAACCCGTGTTAGGTGATGATGATTATGTGGACTTTGCTCTAGATTTCTGTAAAAAGCATGGCATTGATGTATTCATTCCCAGATTGCATATGTATGCCATTGCGAAGCATATTGATTTATTCGAAAAAGTAGGAACGAAAGTAACGGTTTGCCGTGACCTAGAGCTTTTAGAGAACTTGTTGGAGAAACAAAAGTTTTATGAAGCCATTAGGGAAAAGAACATTATTGAAATACCTGATTATCATGTGGTCAATACGGCAGATGAATTTATGACAGCCTATGAGGCGCTCGTAAGCGCAGGTCATCAGGTTTGTATGAAGCCGACGAATGCCGAAGGCGGTATGGGCTTCAGAATCATCAGCAATGGGCGGGATACATTAAGTGACCTGTTCGGCACAGTTACTCCCTATCTCTCTACGGAACAGGTGTACAAGACTTTATCATCCGTAGATCGTTTCGAGGACTTGATGGTGATGGAATTATTAAACGGCTTTGAGTACAGCATCGATTGCTTAGCAACGGCTTCAGGGGAATTACTTGCAGCTGTACCGCGTCGCAAAGCGGACGGACGGCTAAGACTGCTTGAGGAAGTGCCTGAGCTGATCGAAATCGCACATCAGGTTGCTGCCACCTACAAGATCCCGTTTAATTACAACATTCAAGTGAAGTACAATCAGGGTGTGCCTAAATTACTTGAGATTAATCCGAGAATGTCTGGCGGGTTGCATGTGACTTGTCTATCTGGCATTAATTTCCCTTATTTAGCAGTGAAATCAATTTTGGGTGGGCATGTGGACAACCAAAAGCCTAATTATGGCATTCTGGCCAGTCATATTGAGAAATACGTTATTATGGATTTAGGCGAATAA
- a CDS encoding pentapeptide repeat-containing protein translates to MSNPKIETPKIPKEIPAITLPNEEMQPEDSFHTGLISDCIIDNQSAYKVAFDKVIFRNVTFTRISMKDIELTDVIFEKCDLSNVDFGEATIHRTEFRNCKIMGIDLTEATIRNVLFHTCLADYATFRMANFKQIVFQECSLLSADFYESTLQKVYFDNCQLDRVQFTGVKLAGIDISSCEFTSLGVSIEDLRGCIISRGQASVFASLFGLILKE, encoded by the coding sequence ATGAGCAATCCCAAAATAGAAACACCGAAGATCCCCAAAGAAATACCTGCCATTACACTGCCAAATGAGGAAATGCAGCCGGAAGATAGCTTTCATACGGGTCTAATAAGTGATTGTATCATTGACAATCAGTCCGCATATAAAGTCGCGTTTGATAAAGTGATATTTCGTAATGTCACTTTTACTCGAATATCAATGAAAGACATCGAGCTGACTGATGTTATTTTCGAGAAATGCGATCTATCCAACGTTGATTTTGGTGAAGCAACAATCCATCGGACTGAATTTAGAAACTGCAAAATCATGGGCATTGACCTGACAGAAGCAACCATTCGAAACGTCTTATTCCATACATGCTTGGCCGACTATGCGACCTTTCGTATGGCTAATTTTAAGCAGATTGTTTTTCAAGAGTGTTCACTTTTAAGTGCCGATTTTTACGAATCCACGCTGCAAAAAGTATATTTCGATAATTGTCAGCTGGACCGTGTACAATTCACGGGTGTAAAGCTTGCAGGAATTGATATCAGCAGCTGTGAATTCACAAGTTTAGGTGTGAGTATTGAGGATTTGCGCGGCTGCATCATTTCGAGGGGACAAGCCTCTGTTTTTGCAAGTCTTTTTGGACTTATATTGAAGGAATAA
- a CDS encoding 5' nucleotidase, NT5C type, whose protein sequence is MKFGFDIDDTLINLREHAFHIYNHKLKQNIGLDAFHALTTMEIHSAFGLTKEEGGKLWFSLRDDIYYSQCPSFPHAVDILQELVQQGHEVYYITARAKEHTDRTKNWLIANGFPVVEGHFYCGMSDSEKVHIIEKLNLDYYFDDKPAVLETLSHLPLNLYVKDRSYNQHLNLPRIESWDELREIIK, encoded by the coding sequence TTGAAATTCGGCTTTGATATCGATGATACACTAATTAATTTAAGAGAACATGCCTTTCATATTTATAACCATAAACTAAAGCAAAATATTGGCTTGGACGCGTTCCACGCCTTAACGACGATGGAAATCCACAGTGCCTTCGGTTTGACGAAAGAAGAAGGAGGCAAGCTGTGGTTTAGCCTTCGCGATGACATTTATTATTCGCAGTGTCCCTCTTTTCCACACGCCGTTGACATCTTGCAGGAACTAGTGCAACAAGGTCATGAGGTGTACTATATCACGGCAAGGGCCAAAGAGCATACAGACCGAACGAAAAACTGGTTAATAGCCAATGGTTTCCCGGTAGTTGAGGGACATTTTTATTGTGGGATGAGTGATTCCGAGAAAGTACATATTATTGAAAAACTGAACTTGGATTATTATTTTGATGACAAACCGGCCGTTCTGGAAACCTTGTCACACCTCCCATTGAACCTATATGTGAAAGATAGATCGTATAATCAGCACTTGAACCTGCCTAGGATTGAATCTTGGGATGAACTTCGAGAAATTATAAAATGA
- a CDS encoding transposase, with the protein MNFASMSLDQFQNHFSTDSACIEYIFHTKWPDGFSCPRCKHRHAYVTTTRRLPLYECCHCRHQTSLISGTVMEGSRTELSKWMLALFLFSRSNKGTTATELSKLINVTYKTAWLILHKIRSMIHSSDNQTPLSGSVCINSAIYGRPYNPSVHKHPQEHLLLIGSSVNEWNESTYLKIKHVLLANPKERHIPRFETKAFHQQHIESDTQNIEVVTGFYTLSRLRPLLVFAKQASKWINNTFHGLGPKHLQKYLDEFSYRLNLSSKNIPIFAHLAQLCFKSVS; encoded by the coding sequence ATGAATTTTGCAAGTATGTCTCTTGATCAATTTCAAAATCATTTTTCAACTGATAGTGCTTGCATCGAGTATATTTTCCATACTAAGTGGCCTGATGGTTTTAGTTGCCCGCGTTGTAAACACAGACATGCTTATGTGACAACTACTCGGCGTCTTCCGCTTTACGAATGCTGCCACTGTCGACATCAAACGTCTCTTATTTCCGGGACAGTTATGGAAGGAAGCCGAACTGAACTAAGTAAATGGATGCTGGCTCTTTTTCTATTCTCTCGTTCCAATAAAGGTACAACCGCAACCGAACTTTCTAAACTTATTAATGTTACTTATAAAACGGCCTGGCTAATCTTACATAAAATCCGCTCTATGATTCATAGTTCCGATAATCAAACTCCGCTTTCGGGCTCAGTTTGTATTAATTCGGCTATCTATGGACGACCTTATAATCCTTCTGTTCACAAACATCCGCAAGAGCACCTTCTTCTCATTGGCTCTTCAGTAAATGAATGGAATGAGTCTACCTACCTCAAAATAAAGCACGTTCTTCTTGCGAATCCAAAAGAAAGACATATTCCTCGTTTTGAAACAAAAGCCTTCCATCAACAGCACATTGAATCCGATACCCAAAATATTGAGGTTGTCACAGGTTTTTATACCCTTTCACGACTTCGCCCATTGCTCGTATTCGCTAAACAAGCTAGTAAATGGATAAATAACACCTTCCATGGCCTCGGACCCAAGCATTTACAAAAATACCTAGACGAATTTAGTTATCGACTGAACCTTTCTTCAAAAAACATACCTATTTTTGCCCATTTAGCTCAACTCTGCTTCAAATCGGTTAGCTAA
- the yunB gene encoding sporulation protein YunB — MLLRRRWRSRPTGKTNRKKVLLIGLLIFVLFTVQFFIFVERNLRPPLMNLAKVRIKQIATQAINSAIADHVAGSTSAEQLIDWKMDKNGKITGFMLNYNEHMRITADTIKTVQGELKDLQSISEHIPVGQAMNSAILSSFGPDIPIRLLPVGTVKVDLNTRSQNAGINMVMFEVYVRIIAEVSVIIPFDSDTEIVETEIPISYSLVVGDVPTYYYDNKGKPVGSNKDASPPSLSLPSIPNGGTTITPKTEGVSTQESKTKKEPPQ, encoded by the coding sequence ATGCTGCTAAGGAGACGCTGGAGAAGCAGACCTACAGGGAAAACAAACCGCAAAAAGGTGCTGTTGATCGGTCTTCTCATCTTTGTCTTATTTACCGTGCAGTTTTTTATTTTCGTAGAACGCAATCTTAGACCTCCGCTGATGAATTTGGCAAAGGTACGTATCAAGCAGATAGCGACACAAGCGATTAATAGTGCTATAGCGGATCATGTGGCTGGAAGTACGAGTGCGGAGCAATTAATTGATTGGAAAATGGATAAAAATGGTAAAATAACAGGCTTCATGCTTAATTATAATGAACATATGCGTATAACTGCGGATACGATTAAAACTGTGCAAGGTGAACTGAAAGATTTGCAAAGTATTTCTGAGCATATTCCGGTTGGGCAAGCGATGAATAGTGCGATTCTTTCTTCATTTGGCCCTGATATTCCAATTCGGCTGCTACCAGTTGGGACTGTAAAGGTTGATTTGAATACACGTTCTCAAAATGCGGGAATCAATATGGTTATGTTTGAAGTATATGTTCGTATTATTGCTGAAGTATCGGTGATTATTCCCTTTGATTCTGATACTGAAATTGTGGAAACAGAAATTCCTATTTCATATTCTCTCGTGGTTGGGGATGTCCCTACCTATTATTATGATAATAAAGGAAAGCCTGTGGGGAGTAATAAGGATGCGAGTCCACCAAGTTTATCGCTGCCTAGCATACCGAATGGCGGAACTACAATAACACCAAAGACAGAAGGAGTTTCAACGCAAGAAAGCAAGACAAAAAAAGAACCGCCCCAATAA
- a CDS encoding M23 family metallopeptidase yields MKSRPYWSRVLVLSLLLSATEFGTLSGNAESHAAVSDQIFTTAPSKVNPNLNAERKELFEKTSILSGIPWAYLAAVDQYERTMNIAKKRPVHQGITSIYFPEADWVGSLNPDQQDTNPKSISFFHGYGRDGSGDGIADRNNDLDVLAAMATLMSNNGNQEENLQINLWNYYQNSRSVERIKQFATIYATLGTLDVSEHAFPLPVNADYSYRSTWGDSRGWGGHRSHEGTDLFAGYGVPVRSTCYGIVEIKGWNPYGGWRIGIRDVNNIYHYYAHLSGYQKGIKENDIVRPGQTIGWVGSSGYGKQGTSGKFPPHLHFGLYRDNGLTEWSFDPYPSLRKWEREDRMKKKK; encoded by the coding sequence ATGAAAAGCAGACCGTATTGGTCGCGGGTTCTTGTTCTTAGCCTCCTCCTATCAGCAACCGAATTCGGGACTCTCTCAGGCAATGCTGAATCCCATGCCGCTGTATCTGACCAAATTTTTACCACAGCTCCGTCTAAGGTTAACCCGAACTTGAATGCTGAGAGGAAAGAGCTATTTGAAAAAACAAGCATCTTGTCGGGCATTCCATGGGCTTACCTTGCCGCAGTTGATCAGTACGAAAGAACGATGAATATCGCGAAAAAAAGACCCGTGCATCAAGGAATTACCAGCATCTACTTCCCTGAAGCAGATTGGGTGGGCTCATTAAATCCAGACCAGCAAGATACGAATCCAAAAAGCATCTCCTTCTTTCATGGTTACGGACGAGATGGTTCAGGTGACGGCATCGCAGATCGAAACAACGATTTAGACGTATTGGCAGCTATGGCCACACTCATGAGCAATAATGGCAACCAAGAAGAAAATTTACAAATTAACTTATGGAATTATTATCAAAACTCGCGCAGTGTTGAACGTATCAAACAATTCGCTACAATCTATGCCACACTAGGTACCCTCGATGTTTCTGAGCATGCTTTTCCATTGCCGGTGAACGCAGACTACTCCTACCGCAGCACATGGGGAGACAGTCGCGGATGGGGCGGGCATCGTTCCCATGAAGGAACAGATTTATTTGCGGGTTATGGTGTTCCTGTACGAAGCACTTGCTATGGCATTGTGGAGATTAAAGGCTGGAATCCCTACGGAGGCTGGCGGATTGGTATTCGAGATGTGAACAATATTTACCACTACTACGCCCATCTCTCTGGTTATCAAAAAGGAATCAAAGAAAACGATATTGTAAGGCCTGGACAAACCATCGGCTGGGTGGGTAGTTCCGGTTATGGTAAGCAAGGAACATCAGGTAAATTTCCGCCTCATCTTCATTTTGGACTTTATCGTGATAACGGGCTTACCGAATGGAGCTTTGATCCTTACCCCTCCCTTCGCAAATGGGAACGAGAAGACCGGATGAAAAAGAAAAAATAA
- a CDS encoding LarC family nickel insertion protein, whose translation MSFNHRDEHVDDSMLLIQANLDDMNPEWVSYIMDKLFEVGANDVFVVPIIMKKGRPGIMLNVLVEGGRLPVVEEVIFSETTTLGIRYMHASCHRLAREFEQVLTRWGLLTVKVGYHQGKLVQYAPEFKECEQIAKEHQVPLKQVYEEVRMQFIQQKQKNVSS comes from the coding sequence GTGAGTTTTAATCATAGGGATGAGCATGTAGACGATAGTATGCTGTTAATTCAGGCTAACTTGGATGATATGAACCCGGAGTGGGTTTCTTATATAATGGATAAGCTTTTTGAAGTAGGTGCGAACGATGTATTTGTAGTTCCGATTATTATGAAGAAAGGCAGACCAGGGATTATGCTGAACGTGCTGGTTGAAGGTGGGCGGCTCCCTGTTGTAGAGGAAGTTATTTTTAGCGAGACAACGACACTTGGCATCCGCTATATGCATGCTTCCTGTCATAGATTGGCTAGAGAATTCGAGCAAGTGCTAACAAGATGGGGACTTTTAACGGTAAAAGTCGGCTATCACCAAGGGAAATTGGTACAATATGCACCAGAGTTTAAAGAATGCGAACAAATTGCTAAGGAGCATCAAGTACCTTTGAAGCAGGTATACGAGGAAGTTAGGATGCAGTTTATACAACAAAAACAAAAAAACGTCTCTTCCTGA
- the larC gene encoding nickel pincer cofactor biosynthesis protein LarC: MRILYLDCFSGISGDMTLGALVDAGADRAYIEDELTKIKLEPYMLEWKRVVKRGISAMKLDVILDPQHPPKHHRHYSEIVQVIQQAGFNERVTALSLAIFEKIGIAEAKIHGIPVEKVHFHEVGAIDSIVDIVGVALAIDSLQIERIFASPVPLGSGTIHIDHGIYPVPAPATLEMMRGLPIASTSYNLEMTTPTGAGIISGIVDEFSKSFPPMIVDTIGYGAGTRDLPNQPNVLRVVVGKVDPYIGKWQVSHEHLAHEHGHGHGHTHDDHHHHQHEHSHTHPHHT, encoded by the coding sequence ATGCGCATTTTATATTTAGACTGCTTCTCCGGAATCAGTGGCGATATGACCCTTGGAGCTTTAGTAGATGCGGGAGCAGATCGAGCTTACATAGAAGATGAGCTTACCAAAATCAAGCTAGAGCCGTACATGTTGGAATGGAAGCGTGTCGTTAAGCGCGGTATTTCCGCCATGAAGCTAGATGTCATTCTAGATCCACAGCATCCACCAAAGCACCATCGTCATTATTCAGAAATCGTACAAGTCATTCAACAAGCAGGATTCAATGAGCGTGTAACAGCTCTCAGCTTAGCTATCTTCGAAAAGATCGGTATTGCTGAAGCCAAAATCCACGGCATTCCCGTTGAAAAAGTACACTTCCACGAAGTCGGAGCCATAGACTCCATTGTCGATATCGTTGGTGTGGCCTTAGCTATTGACTCTCTGCAAATTGAGCGCATCTTTGCCTCTCCAGTACCACTAGGTTCAGGAACGATACATATCGATCATGGTATATATCCCGTACCGGCTCCGGCAACACTGGAAATGATGCGAGGGTTACCCATTGCTTCAACCAGCTATAACCTAGAGATGACTACGCCAACTGGTGCCGGTATTATTTCCGGAATCGTGGACGAGTTCTCCAAAAGCTTTCCTCCTATGATCGTTGACACTATCGGTTACGGGGCAGGTACAAGAGATTTACCTAATCAACCTAATGTGCTTCGCGTTGTAGTCGGTAAAGTTGATCCTTATATTGGAAAATGGCAAGTAAGCCACGAACACCTTGCACACGAGCACGGTCATGGTCATGGACATACACACGATGATCACCATCATCACCAACATGAACATTCACATACACACCCTCACCATACATGA
- the larB gene encoding nickel pincer cofactor biosynthesis protein LarB: MMDLEKILKLVQAGDLDVEEAKKQIIKEGSAAGPANLDLGFAQLDIDREKRTGFPEVIFGEGKTAEQIEAIFRRLMEHTDRVLATRVDAAKAAHVTAAVEGVTYHETARSLTWFKRPMLKVHDGYIAVVCAGTSDLPVAEEAALTAECLGSHVERIFDVGVAGIHRLFRRLELIRGANAIVVVAGMEGALASVVGGLVAKPIVAVPTSIGYGANLAGIAPLLSMLNSCSPGISVVNIDNGFGAGYYAGLINKNMSKRA; the protein is encoded by the coding sequence ATGATGGACCTAGAGAAAATCTTAAAGCTCGTCCAGGCGGGCGATCTGGACGTAGAAGAAGCCAAAAAGCAAATCATCAAGGAAGGCAGCGCCGCAGGCCCGGCTAACCTTGATCTTGGATTTGCTCAGCTCGACATCGATCGCGAGAAGCGTACGGGCTTCCCCGAGGTCATTTTCGGGGAAGGCAAAACCGCCGAGCAGATCGAGGCGATTTTCCGGCGGCTGATGGAGCACACCGACCGCGTGCTCGCTACGCGCGTAGACGCGGCCAAAGCCGCCCATGTTACCGCTGCCGTGGAAGGTGTCACCTACCACGAAACAGCGAGGTCGCTGACCTGGTTCAAGCGGCCCATGCTTAAAGTCCACGACGGCTATATCGCCGTCGTGTGCGCAGGCACCTCCGACCTCCCCGTGGCGGAGGAGGCGGCCCTTACGGCAGAATGCCTGGGCAGCCACGTTGAACGTATATTCGACGTGGGTGTCGCTGGCATTCACCGGCTCTTCCGTCGGCTGGAGCTCATTCGCGGTGCAAACGCGATTGTAGTCGTTGCCGGCATGGAAGGCGCGCTCGCCAGCGTCGTCGGCGGACTAGTAGCCAAACCGATCGTGGCTGTGCCTACAAGCATCGGTTATGGCGCGAACCTTGCAGGTATCGCCCCCCTGTTGTCGATGCTAAATAGCTGCTCACCAGGAATCTCCGTAGTGAACATCGACAACGGCTTCGGAGCTGGCTACTATGCAGGACTCATAAACAAAAATATGTCGAAACGAGCGTGA
- the larE gene encoding ATP-dependent sacrificial sulfur transferase LarE — protein sequence MSIQEVTREKDRKLGEILRGMGRVLIAFSGGVDSTFVLKRAQQELGDQVLAVTAASETFPSREFDAAVELAEQIGVPLYKTEVKELENANFVANNPDRCYHCKTGLYSHLQQLAKDLGYPYILDGSNMDDLGDYRPGLQAKNEQGVRSTLQESGMTKDEIRQLSKELGLRTWNKPSFACLSSRIPYGTQIEKWKIDQLDEGEYFLSQLGLYQVRVRHHEKIARIEVMPDEIHKVVEHRDAIYEKFSKLGFTYVTLDLQGYRTGSMNEVLSKETKDKVKEASL from the coding sequence ATGAGCATACAAGAAGTAACACGAGAGAAAGACCGCAAGCTCGGAGAAATTTTAAGAGGTATGGGCCGAGTATTAATCGCCTTCTCCGGAGGGGTTGACAGTACATTCGTCCTCAAACGCGCGCAGCAGGAGCTCGGAGATCAAGTTTTAGCCGTCACTGCAGCATCTGAAACGTTCCCTTCTAGGGAATTCGATGCCGCTGTTGAACTAGCAGAACAAATCGGTGTCCCCCTGTACAAAACAGAGGTCAAGGAACTGGAGAACGCGAATTTCGTCGCGAACAATCCAGATCGCTGTTACCATTGCAAAACGGGACTTTATTCACATTTGCAGCAACTAGCCAAAGACTTAGGTTACCCCTATATTCTGGATGGTTCGAACATGGACGATCTCGGTGATTATAGACCGGGTCTACAAGCCAAGAACGAGCAAGGCGTCCGTAGTACTTTGCAGGAGTCCGGCATGACCAAAGACGAGATCAGACAGCTTTCCAAAGAGCTCGGACTACGTACTTGGAATAAACCGTCTTTTGCTTGCTTGTCCTCTCGCATCCCTTACGGGACACAAATTGAGAAGTGGAAAATCGACCAACTGGACGAAGGCGAATACTTCTTGTCCCAGCTTGGATTGTATCAGGTGCGCGTACGTCACCATGAAAAAATTGCCCGGATCGAAGTTATGCCGGATGAGATTCATAAAGTCGTTGAACACCGTGATGCGATTTATGAAAAGTTCAGCAAGCTCGGCTTCACCTACGTGACGCTCGATTTACAAGGTTACCGCACAGGCAGCATGAACGAAGTCCTGTCCAAAGAGACGAAAGACAAGGTGAAAGAAGCATCCTTATGA
- the lipA gene encoding lipoyl synthase, whose amino-acid sequence MTRTRNQLKAGNIMPTKPLERKPDWLKINLKTDENFKEIKSMMRSKTLHTVCEEAKCPNIHECWANRTATFMILGDICTRACRFCAVKTGLPTELDLEEPERVADAALQMGLRHCVVTSVARDDLADGGAMIFAETIKAIRRKLPMCTVEVLIPDFLGREESLATVLEAKPDILNHNMETVERMSDRVRSKAKYRRSLELLERSKRIAPNIPTKSSVMIGVGEEWDELLQTMEDLRAVGCDIMTIGQYLQPSTTHLAVAKYYTPEQFAMLKEEGMKRGFKHVESGPLVRSSYHAHEQVQAASNV is encoded by the coding sequence ATAACAAGAACGAGAAACCAATTAAAGGCGGGAAATATAATGCCTACAAAGCCATTAGAGAGAAAACCAGACTGGTTAAAAATCAATCTCAAGACAGATGAGAATTTCAAAGAAATAAAGTCAATGATGCGTTCCAAGACGCTGCATACGGTTTGTGAAGAAGCTAAATGTCCGAACATTCATGAATGTTGGGCCAATCGTACAGCCACTTTTATGATTTTGGGCGATATTTGTACCCGAGCCTGCCGTTTCTGTGCGGTCAAAACTGGGCTGCCTACCGAGCTGGATCTTGAAGAGCCAGAACGTGTAGCGGATGCCGCTTTACAAATGGGACTGCGTCACTGTGTCGTCACTTCCGTAGCGCGCGATGATTTAGCAGATGGCGGCGCGATGATATTCGCTGAAACGATCAAAGCGATTCGCCGCAAATTGCCAATGTGCACAGTCGAAGTGCTGATCCCCGATTTCTTGGGGCGGGAAGAGTCACTGGCCACGGTTCTTGAGGCTAAGCCTGATATCTTGAACCATAATATGGAGACTGTTGAACGCATGTCAGACCGCGTCCGCTCGAAGGCGAAATATCGCCGTTCTCTTGAACTTCTGGAGCGTTCGAAGCGCATTGCTCCGAACATCCCAACCAAATCCAGCGTCATGATTGGCGTGGGCGAGGAGTGGGACGAGCTGCTGCAAACGATGGAGGATTTACGCGCAGTTGGTTGCGACATTATGACGATTGGGCAGTACCTGCAGCCGTCTACAACGCATTTGGCTGTAGCCAAGTATTATACGCCTGAGCAGTTTGCCATGCTCAAAGAAGAGGGCATGAAACGTGGCTTTAAGCACGTAGAGTCGGGGCCATTGGTACGCAGCTCGTACCATGCCCATGAACAAGTTCAAGCCGCATCGAACGTTTAA
- a CDS encoding YutD family protein translates to MIHIANKTYELVTDHKNGWNFEVFKERFSEVLERYDYIVGDWGYSQLRLRGFFKEIHPKATKETSIAALQDYLNEYCNFGCAYFIIEKVNGAKQQVPSEVITTTL, encoded by the coding sequence ATGATTCATATTGCAAATAAAACATATGAGCTCGTTACAGACCATAAGAATGGCTGGAATTTTGAAGTTTTTAAGGAACGCTTTAGCGAAGTGTTGGAGCGATACGATTATATTGTCGGTGATTGGGGTTACAGCCAGCTAAGGCTGAGAGGTTTTTTTAAAGAAATCCATCCTAAAGCGACCAAGGAAACATCAATCGCTGCTCTTCAAGATTACTTGAATGAGTACTGCAACTTCGGCTGCGCGTATTTCATTATCGAAAAAGTGAATGGCGCCAAGCAGCAAGTGCCTTCTGAAGTGATTACAACCACTCTTTAA
- a CDS encoding NAD kinase, with amino-acid sequence MKYNVIERGDDISKGLTERFHKLAAEQGMPRDEENPDIVLSIGGDGTMLQAFHKYVQQLDTIAFVGIHTGHLGFFADWKPDELDHLASLMFSVTTPEELRVVQYPVVEIEITTEKGSETHLALNEFTIRGIEVSLVARLHVNDEMFEMFRGDGICISSPAGSTAYNKSLGGAMVHPSLEAIQIAEIASINNRVYRTLGSSMILPKHHHCDIYPKAQQNMLLSLDHLYLQRNDVVSIRCRVAANVKVKFARFRPFPFWNRVREAFVGLEVK; translated from the coding sequence TTGAAATACAACGTCATTGAACGAGGCGATGACATCTCCAAGGGGCTGACAGAGCGGTTCCATAAACTCGCCGCAGAGCAAGGCATGCCGAGGGATGAAGAAAATCCCGACATTGTCCTTTCTATTGGCGGAGATGGCACGATGCTGCAGGCTTTTCATAAATATGTGCAGCAGCTTGACACAATCGCTTTCGTTGGTATCCATACAGGACACTTAGGTTTCTTCGCAGATTGGAAACCAGATGAGCTGGATCATCTAGCTTCATTGATGTTCAGCGTCACTACCCCCGAGGAGCTGCGCGTTGTACAGTACCCCGTCGTTGAGATTGAAATTACGACAGAAAAGGGCTCCGAGACGCATCTGGCGCTCAACGAATTTACAATACGAGGAATCGAAGTATCGCTAGTCGCGCGACTTCACGTTAACGACGAAATGTTTGAAATGTTCCGCGGTGACGGGATTTGCATCTCCTCGCCTGCCGGCAGCACAGCTTACAACAAAAGCTTAGGCGGGGCAATGGTTCACCCTTCGCTCGAAGCCATTCAAATTGCAGAGATTGCTTCGATTAACAATAGGGTCTACCGCACACTCGGCTCTTCCATGATTTTACCGAAGCATCATCACTGTGACATATATCCCAAGGCGCAGCAGAATATGCTTTTATCACTTGATCACTTGTACTTGCAGCGAAACGACGTTGTTTCTATCCGCTGCCGCGTAGCAGCCAACGTGAAGGTTAAGTTTGCCAGGTTCCGTCCTTTTCCTTTCTGGAATAGAGTTCGGGAAGCATTTGTTGGGTTAGAAGTAAAATAA